Proteins co-encoded in one Nothobranchius furzeri strain GRZ-AD chromosome 4, NfurGRZ-RIMD1, whole genome shotgun sequence genomic window:
- the LOC139069603 gene encoding zinc finger MYM-type protein 5-like — protein MDPADWPQQLTDAVKSELVSRGPYEVKPDFTFPKNEDGRSFHHHVHRQLVNGEKIKRTWLMYSPKRDSLYCFCCKLFSQKAFKLSRHGFNYWKNCSETLKMHENSPEHTKNMGPWKELESRIRTGKTIDKVEMALIKTERRRWREVLTRLVAIIQSLAKRNIALRGTTDRLNAPNNGDFLKEVELMAQFDPVLKEHVAKVEGGANHTSYLGKIIQNEIIDCISERIVESIVSEIIQSKYFSIILDCTPDLSHKEQLLRV, from the coding sequence atggatcctgctgactggccacagcagttgactgATGCAGTGAAAAGTGAATTAGTTAGTCGAGGACCTTATGAGGTAAAACCAGATTTCACTTTCCCCAAAAATGAGGACGGAAGAAGTTTCCATCACCACGTCCACAGACAGTTAGTGAATGGGGAGAAAATCAAGAGAACGTGGTTGATGTATTCACCCAAAAGGGATAGTTTATACTGTTTCTGTTGCAAGCTCTTCTCCCAGAAAGCATTTAAATTAAGTAGGCATGGGTTTAACTACTGGAAAAACTGTAGTGAGACTCTTAAAATGCATGAAAATAGTCCAGAACACACCAAGAACATGGGACCGTGGAAGGAACTAGAGAGCCGTATAAGAACGGGCAAAACAATAGACAAAGTGGAAATGGcactaataaaaacagaaagaagaagGTGGCGTGAGGTGCTTACCAGGTTGGTTGCCATCATCCAGTCATTGGCCAAGCGCAACATTGCTCTCAGGGGAACCACTGACAGATTAAATGCTCCCAACAATGGCGACTTCCTGAAAGAAGTGGAGCTCATGGCTCAGTTTGATCCTGTCCTAAAGGAGCACGTTGCCAAAGTGGAAGGAGGAGCGAACCACACATCATACCTTGGAAAAATCATCCAAAATGAAATCATTGACTGTATCAGTGAAAGGATTGTGGAGTCCATTGTGTCTGAAATTATACAGtcaaaatatttttcaataattttaGACTGCACTCCAGATTTGAGCCACAAAGAgcagttgttgagggtctga